From the Colletotrichum lupini chromosome 1, complete sequence genome, the window GGGTGGAGAGGACGGTCTCAGGGGGTACGGGAAAAGGTGGACAAATACATGATGTGCATATCATGGTGTATCCGAAGGCGACATGCTAGGAAATTGACAGAAACGTTGAATCGGTTATGCCTACGTCCAGGCTGATACTGGAGGAGGCGGTTGAAATTAAAAGAGCTCGGTCCAGAAAACGACTAGGTAGAGGGAGGGCGGTGGATGAAATTGAGATGCGTTTGTTCAAGATGTGGAGGAGTGAAAGGGTCGCTCAAGCTTCAGCTCCAGGCCCTGTAAATGGCATTCAATCGAGTTAGAAAGAACGGCGAAGAAACGAAGCTGGAAAGAAAAAGGGCCGGAGATGGAATGCGCAAATAATCGAGGCCACATGCAACGAAGAGTCGAGCCCCGTGGTGTCTGACTGTCTGTTTAACGAATGGAAAAGAACACGAGGCAAGGAAAAGCAAGGCCAGTCAGAAGGTGCCCTGTGCTGACCCTTCCCAATATCATCTTACCCCTAGGTATCAAGTTGGCAGGTACGCATCTCcatctaccttacctcaccttCTTTTGCTTGCTGCCGTGGGTACTTGACTGAAGCACTAAGATACCTACCTGCCTAGGTAGAGTCTGTCTTGACTGGTACGGGAGATGCAAATACTTTTCCCTTCCTTACATCCAATGGTAGCTGCCAAAGGCACGATTCTACTTACTTGGCTGGCAAAAAAATCCAAAACTTACAAATCAGTGAGAATTGCTATAACGAAATACATTGTCTGGTGGGCGCCTCTTGGTGTAATGTTTCCGACGCAGGCTGGTGTCTTGGCAACTGTAAGTCGAGAGTTGCGTATTGAGCTCCAAAGCACGGGAGAAGCAGACGTGCAGCTAGGTAGGCAGATAGGTACGCCAGGACCATCCACTTGATGCCATGACGCCGGCTCCGACCAGCGGCTGGGTGAAAGACGTGTTGCTAAAACACAGTCGAGTCGACGGTCCAACATCCGGCGGTCTTAGGGTTCCTTACGGGCGGGCGCTCCAGAGACCGAGCCGTGTTTTTTGTACGCCCAAGGTAGTGCACCTTTAGCTCGCTCATCATGGCTCAAACCGTCAATCGAACCTCATGTCCAAAGCAACTGCAACCTCATGTAGTGGTTGACCTGCAGTCATGCGGCTGTCAATGCAGAGAGTGCTGCCCAGACCCCGGAGATATGGAGTCGAATATGAGAAGCCTTGTGGAGCTCCCTATTTGTATGCATAGGTACTCGATGGGACACCTAGCAGGGCAGGAAACGGCAGCCAAGGACAGATAGGCGCGGACTAGACTGGACGCAGGGTACTTGATCGGACGTCACTCGTTGCCCTTTCTCTCTGCCATATCTCTGGCTGGCGTCGAAGTTTGTACGACACAGTTGCGGACTCTCATTCTCATCAGTGGTAAGAGACATGGCCTATCTGGTGTCATGTACCTCTTTGATGCTCAGGGCATCGTGCGGCTGAAGCTCTTTGTGCTCCTCTAGACTGGTGGGCATCAGCAAATGACTGTGACTAAGAGCGTCAAGAGCTTCGCCGATCGAACGTCTGGGCTATTGTCTGGAGGATGGGGAAATGGCAATTCCCTCCCTGCCTGCCAGTGTACTTCATCATCATGTTTGACGTTTCGTGAATTTGAATTGTATGATAGCAAAGACCCGGCAAAGAAGAAGCAAACTTGGCCCATTTTGGAAAGAGTCTCGTCAGGGGTTCAGACATCAGGACTTGCATTTCATCTCATCTTGACGGGGCTTCGACGCCTCTTCGATTCAGATTCATGGCGTAGGTAGGTACTGTAGCTGCAGAGATACCTCTTTTTATCTTACGACCTTACCTTACGTAGACAGACGAGCCAAAATCTGACTCTGAGCGGTACGGGATCCCGGCGGGCGCTATCCATTTCGACGTGCGTAGACTGACCAGAGCAAGAATACAATACTGGTGTATTCGCCCATACTGAGAGGCACGGGATGATACATGCAGGAGAAGAAGCCTCTGAGACTTTGAGTAACTGGCTGGCAGCTCATCCATCGGCCTTAACCTTGTTCCTTTGACCCTGTTCCGGAGAATGCCACCAGGGACCCCAGCATCTGCTCCCACATCTAATTCCCTACCTGTGGGAGGGGGTGCGCTTTGAGATCCCAGCGAGGAGAAGACGACCGTCGACCCCCCCTCCAGCCAGATCCACCCACCCATTGGATTGAATGTGACCTTTTCCTGCTTTCCCACCTGTCCATTCCCATTTTCAGCTGGCGGGGACCGGACACCCCCTTCCCCCTTCTCTCCTGAGCTTCCACGGTATCTTCCATTCCACATCGTCTGTCCTGCCGTGCCACCTGCCCTGTTGTGTGCAGCAGCATGTGTATGCGTGTGTGAGTGAGATGAGAGAGAGATAGGCAAAGATAGCGCGCGTGTATACCTTTGTACAAATACGTCCCATGTATTTGTGCGTGAGTGAGAGACCTGGAGTGAGATATCTCATATCTGAGTGAGGTACCTATGTAAGATACCTgggtacctaaggtactaTACGTACCGGAATGTGTGATTGCCCGAGGTGAAGGTGGGAAAGAAGAATTCAGTGACCGAGCAGGAGCTCTCCCGTCCTCTCCTTGGTGCTCCGTACCTAGGTACTTCGTACCCCTAAAattcgctgctgctgctgctgcaagGCAAAGCGACTTGGGCCCGCCCCATGCATGGCCGTCCATCTCACACGCCCGCGGATGCCCTCCCACCCCCTCCTTCAGCCCAATCAGCAAGCTTCCATCAATAACGACACTTTCCCCGACCTGAACATTCTGAACATCCTCACTTGGTGCTGCTGGTGGGACGGGCGCCACACCTCCCTCCTTCTCTCTCCCACTTTCGGCCATTTGACATTGGATACCTGAGATCCCTTTTTTCGATTTCTATTACTTTCGCCTTCtccttttttctctctctctctcattaCGGATACTATTACCGTGCTTGGGCTCAATAGAGACTCGTCGCTTacactcctcctccttctcccacACATGCTTCTTCGGCTATCTACCGTCCTTGCTCCCTCTCTTGCTCCTTGATCCAAACACGACAAAAGGTACCTTGAAGCATTGGGTTTACCAACCGACTGACACATCGACGCCGCAATTAGAACGGGGCCACTCAGAAGCTGACTGCTGAATCACAGTCTAGAGTACACGCTACCTTACACCATCCCGCAATTCTTGTGGCACTTGCTCTCCTTAATCAGGCCTTCTTTCTTCCTGTGTCCTCGCAGATCCAACCGACTATCGATCTAGTCGAGCCACTTTAAACCTtcgccagcagcagcaccaccACCCACCCCCAGTCCCTCGTCCTTGTCCCTCATTCGTCGTCATATTTCCGGCGGCCCTGGCCTTCGGAaacccttctccttctcttcgAACTCTAGAACTTCGACACTTCCACTTCCGCATCCCTAGGTATTTCGCTGAGAGTTCCGCCACCCATCTGGACGAGAAGAACACCCCGAACCTTTTTCTTCAACTCTGCCAATCTGGACGCATTCCAGCAGATCCATCCCTCTACCTAGCAATCCCCCGACGTTGGAAGCCTGTCGGCAGCTGGAACAGAGGCCTGCTGCTAGCAGAACCGAACCACGGCTGGACGCTTCAATCCCCAAACCGCTCACCCACTCGCGCTCGCCTGCTTCAACCAACATTGCTGTCGTTTCTCGCCAATCCTAGCCGAAGGAAGCCTTCTCGCGAAGCTGCCAAAGGGCTCAAAGGCACCACTCGACACTAGAATCGATCCCAGATAGCCACCCCAACCCCATACCTCCTGCGATAGACCTATCCCATTGTCTTCCTCTGCGCGCATCGCTGCAGAACCCGCCCGCATCGCCTATACCGTTCTGCGAAGCCATGAGGTGAGACAAGCCCCTCAACCATTTCCTCAAACCCACCGCGACCGCCTCGATACCGCTCCAACTCTTTCTCCTGTCTTCCCTGCCATTCCCAAAACCGCGTTCTCCTCGCAATTCATTGCGCCCTTGTCTCTAGAGCTAACCGGATTCTTGCGTCTTACAGAGGGGATGGCCACAGTGACTGAGAGTCCGCAGAGAGCTCCTCTGCCTGCTAACGGTCATGCCGATCTGATTCCGAATCGCATTGTACCTATCCCAACCCCGACCCCGACCATCCAAATGTCTGCTCCATCTCCCGGCGAGCCTATGGAGATCACTTCCTCCAACAACGCCAGCACGACCTCTCCTTCGAGCAAGCACAACGATACGGATGCCAACGGCGCATCCAAGCACACCTCGCCTACAGATCAATCTGCGAACAACTCGATCGCCATGCCCGCCGCGCCCGCAGCTGCGGCCGCGGCTGTGCACCAGCCAAAGATTGTGCAGACAGCTTTCATACATAAGCTGTACAGGTGAGCAGGAGTCTAGAACAATGTTCAGTAGCAGTATAGCTAACACCGTTCAGCATGCTGGAGGACCCAAGCATACAGCATCTGATATCATGGTCAGCGAGTGCTGAAAGCTTCGTTATGTCACCGTCCGCGGACTTTTCCAAGGTTCTAGCGTAGGTGAACACGCTTTCGAATATGTCTTTCACCTACTCACTATCGACTAGACAATATTTCAAACACACCAACATATCATCTTTCGTCAGACAATTGAACATGTACGGGTTTCATAAAGGTTCGATAGCATCTCCTTTGACCACAAAATGTCCAATGCTAATTGAGGCAACAGTGAGCGACGTTTTCCACACGACAAATCCCGAGACCGCTTTGTGGGAATTCAAACATGGAAACGGCAATTTCAAGCGAGGCGACCTGGTTGGACTCCGTGAAATCAAACGGCGAGCTTCACGTCATGCTCTTGTTCACCGGGAGTATCCCAACTCAAAGCCCAGCCCTTCGCAGCCCGGAACGCCTTCGGAACCGATGCCTCCCCCGAGCGATGGCTCCGAAATGCGTATGCCTGGGCTCGAGCATACGCTGTACGACCTGAGCATGCGACTGCAGAGAAGTGAAGAGAATGCCCACTACATGCATATTAAGCAGCAAGCGGTGATGGAAACAATGTCACGGCTCCTCCAATTCAACCAAGAGTTGTCTAGGACGGTGCTCAGTCTCGTCCCTAGTCCCGACAACCCAGTGCACCGGGATGGTGAGTTGCATCTTTTGCGGTCCACGTAGCTGGTAGCTAACACTGCACGAATCAGTTCTCAATTTGCAATCGGAAATGGCAAGACAGGCCGAGATGCTTCGAACTATTGATGATCCCCAGGAATCGCCATTCTCAAGCAGCCGAGCATACTTCACCAACGTGGAGAATGCACCGGTTTCGCCGCGGCAGTTACCCCAGGATGACCCAAGACGAAACGCGAATCTTGCTGTTCCCCAGCCCAGAGGGCAGAATTTCTACCGGCCTCCTGTGCCTTCGAATCTCTCGATCAGCACGCGAAGACCCTATGGCTCGATTGGTGGTGGTTCGGTTGGCGGTGGTTCAGTGCCACAGGCCTCATCTCCCTTGCGGGGGGcgccgcctccgcctcctccgGGGCCGCATCCCTTGGCTCAGGTGGAGCCGCCTCCTGGAAGTCTAGCAAGACGTCACACATCGGCTGATATACGGGCACACGGGTGGCAGCCCAGTGCCCCGCCGCCGTTTGCTTCAGGGCCTCCATCAGGACCGCCTTCCGGACCTTGGCCATCTTCGCCCAGCCGACTCGCGCCGGATGACCAGCGCCTAAGGGAGTCGCTGTCCACCTACTCACTGCAAAACGCGACCCAAGTACGGCCTCTATCGCGACCGACCACACCTCCTGGCGCACCCTTCTCgaatggtggtggtggggaTACCTTTGGCAACTGGTCGTGGAACTCGGCCAACCGGGACAACAAGAATTTAGCCATCAGAGATCATTCAGGACCACCCACGCGTCGCGGAAGTATGGCGCATATCCTCAACCCGACTGACACGGCTGAACGagacgacgaggatgaggatCCCCGAGGCGACGATGATCGGAAGCGCAAGCGTATGCAGTGAGCAAAGCAATTGCCTCCTTCAGGGTCGTCCGTTGGATCCTTATGCATGGCACACTCCTCGTACGCGTGCCCGTACATTTCTATATCAGATAGACACATCTATCCGATGATTTCCTGGAAATATTCCTTTCCTTGTATAGAAGAAAGGGGGATCATACTCGGATCAGTACACGATCTGCACAGATGCATATCTACAACCAAAAATTCCAGGATCAAGACCCGAAACACACACGAAGCCAACGGTCACTACATAATACGATTCACCGACGGTCAATCTCGACTTACAACCGGATTTCTCAATCGTCAAAAAGTTCAACATTGATATCAACCATGTGTTATTTACTGCATCACGGCCGAACTGCGTGAAGCAACAACATACTATAAACTAGCAACTCTAGTAATTCAGCGTCACAATGGCGTCTCATCGAACAGAACAAGTGCGGATCCCACATCTCATTTCACATTATTCACTCTCGGATGGAGGCTGTGTGTTTGCGGTCGGAGCTCAGGAGACGGGATACCCAAGGGACGTCAGGCGGCAAGGTTTGTCAAGATTTGTCCAAAGCTGTCCATATCGGGGTGTAATTTGCGACATCTGCATTTGGGATGCGAGAGGAAATGGATAATCATTCAAAAAATAACATGTTCACATCTGAATATTGAGGTATTTGGTCAGGAATAGCAGCAGTGTGTGGCTTGTAAATGGCCTGATGGCACATGCTCAACAAGTCTTGGCTAGATCTAATGCGAAGATGCAATGACCAATATTGTGACAGCCAGCCAATCCGCGGCAGTTGTGTGATTCGACAGTTTCCGAGACTTGTCGCTGATGCCTACCGCACATGCAGTTCCCAGAGGGTCTCAAGGGATGAGGGCGGCGGTCTTGGCGAGATGATGTCCCGGCATCTCGGGCCAAGGGAGTCGCAGTGTGTCGCTGATCCGCAGTCTGCACTCGTCATGTGCGGAACTATGATTTCCCCTAGGCCACTGATATCTTTTGAGCGGCTCCGACGCTACCTTCTCCTACAGCGGCCGCGGCCGCTGCCATCTTGTTTTTCTTGTTCTCCTTGTTCCGCTTCTTCTTATTCCTTTTCCGCTCCTTGGTGGCTTCGTCTGTCTCGGGTCGCTTATCGGCCTCATCCCCCTCGGCGGGGTCCATCGCAGCTATTTCCGTCTGGATCGGACTAGCGATCGGAGCATCCTCTTTGCTGTCTCGGCCATTGTCGTGTATTTGATCTTCCGTGTCGTCCAATCCGCCCTCGCGCATCTCGACATCGCCCCGTTCCCGTGCCGCCGGGTGTACGAGCGCCTCGGGTCCGGCAGACTCACCCTCCTCCTGATGGGCTttggtcttcttcttcttgctctTGCCCCAGCTGCCTCTCCCTTCCTCCTCGTCGCTCTCGTCGTCTTGTAGCCTGCGCTTCTTGAGCGCCGCGGCGGCGAGGACTTTCGGGTCGTCTACGGCGCGACCTCCTCCGCGTTTGTTGCCGAGGAGGCGGCGGCTTAGGTCCCGCGTTGCAGCGGAGGTGGTCTGGTCCGCTTTGGAGGTCGCGAAGCCGAGGCCCGTGTTTGGGTTTTCGAAGCGGAGGTCCGCGTCGTCGGCGGGAGCTCGGGGGCGGCTGGTTGTTGAGGTGGTTGTGGTTGTGGTCTCGGTTGAGGGGGTGGGTTTCGACATTGATGAAAAGGTGCCTGGCGTAGCGGCGTTGCTGGAGGTTGTTGCTTGTGtggaggaggaagatgaTCGTGCTAGGGAGGGGTATTTTGCGCGCATCGAGGTGAGGAAGGTTGCTTGTTTTGCGGAGGCGAGGGAGATGCGGTTGTAGAGGGCGTTGAAGTCTGCCGAGGCGGGGAGTTTGGGGGCTGCCGTAGAGGCGGACGGCGATGCTGGCGCCATTGTTTATAGTTGATGTGTACAGACGTATAGAATTTTTCTATGATGTGGCTGCTGTATGTCTTGGGGTGCTTCAAAGACTCGAAGGTTTGGTCACACGAGTGCGTTGGCGATCTCGACGTTGCGACAAGTCGAGGCTGTTGACGATCGGCGTCTAGAAGATGCGCAGAAGCGACGGGAAGGACGACTAAAAAATTTGGGGACTGGGGGGGAGTTCGTTGGCTCGTGCTCAACGTCTTATCGTCGTTTATCTTAGCGTGGATTTTCGGGTGCGCGGGCCTGGAAATTCGAACGAACAGGGGGGGCCAGAGGTGTGTTCTTTGCTGCGGGCGGCGGTGGGTGCAACCTTCTCCACAAATCGAACGTTGAAGGATCTTTTGCAGCGTGACGGGCAGGAGCGGGTAATTTTGTTGACGTCGGCCCCGCTCCGGGTCCGGGCCGAGAAGGGGGACGGTCCGGCACGGAGGATGTGAGTGCATTTGATCCAATCCATTAGGCAGTCATAGACAGCGGTCATTTTCTTTTTCAAGCTTCACGAATCTCtgagtattatttaattgcTGAAGGGTATTTAAGAACCTAGGGATAACGTGCATCATGGTGGTGCGTTGGAACTAAGTACGGACAGTATCCAGGGTGCCAGGGCAACCTCGGGATATGGCTGGCCTGCATAGAACCAAGGGGGGAAAACCTGAAGACCTAAGAGCGATATGGCCCTCATACTACCAGGGTGAGAATCTTCTCGAAGGAGGGTGGTTCTCAAGGCCCAAGATCGCACGCCGTTTCGAACTGTCGCGAGGGACTCTGCGATATCATGAGGCATTGCTTTCGATAAACAGGTCTCTcgaataatatccttttatatgCAAGGGCAGTCCTGGGAAAGCCGAAATCTTTGGAGGTCGGAGGGTACTTGGCTCTTTCCTCCTTCACTCCTGTCACTTAAGTGATTCGGGTGAAATGGTCGAGGGGTTCATGGGGGAAGACCCGAGTGTGGATCTCAGTCCCCTCGACCATTGACCTGACACCTAAGTTTTTGGTTCGATTCCTTATCGGTGAAATACTTTTTCTACTTAACGATTTTTTTTCTTTGATTTACGGCCTTTCTAGCTATTTACTCAAACGGGGTCGGTCTGTATCATGAATTCCAAGTACATTTTTACGCGGCGAACGTGAGAACGGCTATAAGAAGAAGTGCCCACGACGGGAATTGAACCGCCAAGAAACCTCAATATCGAGATACTCGAGGTACAAAGATTCACGCGGGCAACAGAAtatcgcttagtaatataggtaaAATAAAATGCACGCGAATGGCAAAATGGCAAGATATGTTGCTGAAGTGCGACGCCCCGGGCGAACAACAGACTTTAAATGGCAAGGTCGTATGCGCCAGTGTGAGAAGACACAATCAAAACTTTCTGCCAAGTGCACCCTCTCATCACCCCGACAGACTCTCCAACGCGAACAGTCATGAAGGGTGCAGGCTGTGGGTTGAGCCACAGAGGCGATGACGGCGTTGGGATGAATGGCCAGGGGCGGACGGAATACTCAGGCACCAACGGCACAGAGTACCATCCAGCCGCCTTCGTGGAAGTAAGATTCACCTATGAGGCACTACCGCAGCTACTAATGTTGATTTTGTCCAATTTAAATGGAATTATTTGAGCTAAATCATCTTAATAATGTAACTTTTAGTCAGTGATGATGGAGTTCAAGCTTTACATGAATAGGGGAAAGTAGGTGTCAACAACATGATGGCACGAGCGATGGATCGGGGGCAAGTCTTTGCGCAAACTATTCCGCAAAGTGTCTTAAGCGTATTTCAAGAGAATTGAGCGATTGCATGATGATTGTGGCCTCTCATGTTTGGCGTCTTGATGTTGCTGAGATCCCTGATCAACGTAATTCAAATCTCTCCACACTCACGGAAGCGTCATCAAGCTTAGTCTTCACCTCACCATACATCATCCCGGCTACCCAACACGTCCCAACCAGGCTCCAAGTCGCTTCGCCTTCGGTCTTTCTCAAGATGACAGGCACCGAAGACCCTTTCAGTACACATACGACATCCCCAGCTTCAGCCATGTTTTGTCGGGAAACGCCAATGTAGTTGCCCTCGGCTCCTCCTATCTGCAACATCCCGCGATCACGCCAGTCCCAGGCGCTCACACCCGACTTTACCTGGTCGTGAATCTCAGGTGAAAGGCCATCCTCTGGATTCCATTCTGCGAGCCTTTCCAGCCATGGGCCCTCGATTTCATGGCCAGAGATAAATGCTTTCGAGAGGCTACT encodes:
- a CDS encoding HSF-type DNA-binding protein; translation: NGATQKLTAESQPIPLSSSARIAAEPARIAYTVLRSHEGMATVTESPQRAPLPANGHADLIPNRIVPIPTPTPTIQMSAPSPGEPMEITSSNNASTTSPSSKHNDTDANGASKHTSPTDQSANNSIAMPAAPAAAAAAVHQPKIVQTAFIHKLYSMLEDPSIQHLISWSASAESFVMSPSADFSKVLAQYFKHTNISSFVRQLNMYGFHKGSIASPLTTKCPMLIEATVSDVFHTTNPETALWEFKHGNGNFKRGDLVGLREIKRRASRHALVHREYPNSKPSPSQPGTPSEPMPPPSDGSEMRMPGLEHTLYDLSMRLQRSEENAHYMHIKQQAVMETMSRLLQFNQELSRTVLSLVPSPDNPVHRDVLNLQSEMARQAEMLRTIDDPQESPFSSSRAYFTNVENAPVSPRQLPQDDPRRNANLAVPQPRGQNFYRPPVPSNLSISTRRPYGSIGGGSVGGGSVPQASSPLRGAPPPPPPGPHPLAQVEPPPGSLARRHTSADIRAHGWQPSAPPPFASGPPSGPPSGPWPSSPSRLAPDDQRLRESLSTYSLQNATQVRPLSRPTTPPGAPFSNGGGGDTFGNWSWNSANRDNKNLAIRDHSGPPTRRGSMAHILNPTDTAERDDEDEDPRGDDDRKRKRMQ